One Microplitis demolitor isolate Queensland-Clemson2020A chromosome 2, iyMicDemo2.1a, whole genome shotgun sequence DNA segment encodes these proteins:
- the LOC103580356 gene encoding uncharacterized protein LOC103580356 isoform X2, with product MTIDRETVENLIKSDTVVIFSKTYCPYCKMAKEVFDKMNKTYKAIELDEKDDGEDYQDILGEITGARSVPRVFVKGEFIGGGTDVKKAFENGELAKRFD from the exons ATGACAATCGACAGAGAAACagtagaaaatttgataaaatcgGATACTgtggtaattttttcaaaaacttactGTCCTTATTGTAAAATGGCCAAggag GTCTTTGATAAAATGAACAAAACCTACAAGGCAATTGAACTGGACGAAAAAGACGACGGGGAAGACTACCAGGACATTTTGGGAGAAATAACTGGAGCTAGAAGCGTACCCAGAGTTTTTGTCAAAGGAGAGTTCATTGGCGGTGGCACTGATGTTAAGAAAGCATTTGAAAATGGAGAATTAGCTAAAAGATTtgattaa
- the LOC103580356 gene encoding uncharacterized protein LOC103580356 isoform X1 — MGLVSSTRRKIMTIDRETVENLIKSDTVVIFSKTYCPYCKMAKEVFDKMNKTYKAIELDEKDDGEDYQDILGEITGARSVPRVFVKGEFIGGGTDVKKAFENGELAKRFD; from the exons ATGGGTTTAGTTTCCAGTACAAGAAGAAAAATCATGACAATCGACAGAGAAACagtagaaaatttgataaaatcgGATACTgtggtaattttttcaaaaacttactGTCCTTATTGTAAAATGGCCAAggag GTCTTTGATAAAATGAACAAAACCTACAAGGCAATTGAACTGGACGAAAAAGACGACGGGGAAGACTACCAGGACATTTTGGGAGAAATAACTGGAGCTAGAAGCGTACCCAGAGTTTTTGTCAAAGGAGAGTTCATTGGCGGTGGCACTGATGTTAAGAAAGCATTTGAAAATGGAGAATTAGCTAAAAGATTtgattaa
- the LOC103580357 gene encoding uncharacterized protein LOC103580357 — translation MDPMEWFAWNLKQWRDELTKTDLDDMKQVERIYEHVKEQQTVRWELMSQWLRVNAGELPFDTEPWLSADPPPESADVDKDAAVAAAEVINSMSPSVLQRGVNKLSSILSDDEVSDSESLPRDKDNGFGSFKPEAKEQVLDSRIQKSYGDLMSGDETAISESSWSSNRIKLKLKSTGKIKPSKVSDPIKNIKAKARARARARARVRAKDSMVNPKQARRSLSPGKQAPSQIRLRKSPIRILNRVPRTRLVAECYRCHKVGHRYRDCREIWCRRCKMPDVTVRTCPNCRFTGLDNNNWDEKRNRSYSDSRQSPIRNIRSPIRRRVRQ, via the coding sequence ATGGATCCAATGGAGTGGTTTGCATGGAATCTTAAGCAATGGCGGGACGAATTGACAAAGACTGATCTTGATGATATGAAACAAGTCGAGAGAATTTACGAGCATGTTAAGGAACAGCAGACTGTAAGATGGGAACTGATGTCTCAGTGGCTGAGAGTTAATGCTGGTGAATTGCCATTTGATACCGAGCCCTGGTTGTCTGCTGATCCACCTCCAGAATCAGCGGATGTTGATAAAGATGCTGCTGTCGCTGCGGCAGAGGTAATTAATTCAATGAGCCCGAGCGTGTTGCAGAGAGGTGTAAATAAACTGTCAAGTATTTTATCCGATGATGAAGTGAGTGATAGTGAATCACTTCCTCGAGATAAAGACAACGGGTTCGGGTCTTTTAAACCTGAGGCTAAGGAACAAGTGCTCGATTCCCGGATCCAGAAATCTTACGGCGATCTGATGTCAGGTGACGAGACTGCGATATCTGAATCTTCCTGGTCCAGCAATAGGATTAAGTTGAAGTTAAAGTCTACTGGTAAAATTAAACCGAGTAAAGTAAGTGACCCAATTAAGAATATCAAAGCCAAAGCCAGAGCGAGAGCCAGGGCTAGGGCCAGAGTTAGAGCTAAAGATTCAATGGTTAATCCTAAGCAAGCAAGACGAAGTTTGTCGCCTGGCAAACAAGCTCCCAGTCAAATTAGATTAAGAAAAAGTCCCATCAGAATTTTAAATCGAGTTCCGAGAACGAGATTAGTCGCTGAATGCTACAGATGCCATAAAGTTGGACACCGCTACAGAGATTGCAGGGAAATTTGGTGCCGTCGTTGCAAAATGCCAGACGTTACAGTACGGACGTGTCCCAATTGCAGGTTTACTGGACTTGACAATAACAATTGGGAcgaaaaaagaaatagaagTTACTCGGACAGCCGACAATCTCCAATTAGAAATATCAGGAGTCCCATTCGTCGGAGAGTTCGtcagtga
- the LOC103580359 gene encoding DNA primase small subunit produces MHKNTKHMFLKDYYKSVFPKNKIKLWLTYGNIEPFELREFSFRTVEEKFSRYESFENEKELFEKLLKLIPNRIDVGPIYNKRPLWNSKTKLIPLKKELVIDIDLTDYDDIRICCAKDKICGKCWKFMKVACKIIHSSLQEDWNFKNILWAFSGRRGIHAWVCDKEVLMYDTLKRSSISGFYQLISGNCFGRSRIKINIINPFLERSLKIIDQVFIPLCVIEQDMLGNERIDKFIDLLPSRGTKDEVRKLFESIDKSEDRWNAFVNYFNSKISSESGVWIDNKYFIEEIKLLYCYPRIDRNVTTTLNHLLKLPFSIHPATNRVSVPFDPADVDSFDPLAAPTLWRVIDEKNNYIDSNNLKLTDKRGNLISYAHKTSLEIPLKVLDKFLVDLYRTQHPGRLGDKSTGGENKISNEQVDEDEDIFADS; encoded by the exons ATGCACAAAAATACTAAACATATGTTTCTTAAAGATTATTATAAATCAGTAtttcctaaaaataaaataaagttatggTTAACCTACGGCAATA TTGAACCATTTGAATTGAGAGAATTTTCTTTCAGAACAGTggaggaaaaattttcacggtatgaatcatttgaaaatgaaaaagaattatttgaaaaattgcttAAACTAATTCCTAATAGAATCGATGTCGGTCCGATTTATAATAAGAg aCCTTTATGGAACTCGAAAACAAAACTGATACCATTGAAAAAAGAGTTGGTGATTGATATCGACTTGACTGATTATGATGACATAAGAATTTGTTGTGCTAAAGATAAAATATGTGGGAAATGTTGGAAATTTATGAAAGTTGCttgtaaaataatacattCATCTCTTCAAG aagactggaattttaaaaatatcctaTGGGCATTTTCCGGTCGTCGTGGAATCCACGCATGGGTTTGCGACAAAGAAGTTCTGATGTACGACACACTCAAGCGTTCATCAATATCCGgcttttatcaattgatatcCGGAAATTGTTTCGGTAGAAGtcggattaaaataaatataataaatccatttttagaacgttcattaaaaataatcgatcaaGTTTTTATTCCTCTGTGCGTCATCGAGCAAGATATGCTGGGCAATGAAcgtatcgataaatttatcgatcTATTACCAAGTCGAGGTACCAAAGATGAAGTTAGGAAGTTATTTGAATCAATCGACAAAAGTGAGGATCGTTGGAAcgcttttgttaattatttcaactcCAAAATTTCATCT gaAAGCGGAGTCTGGAtcgacaataaatattttattgaagaaataaaattactctatTGCTACCCGCGAATTGACAGAAATGTCACGACGACGTTGAATCATTTATTGAAACTCCCGTTTTCAATTCATCCGGCAACGAACCGAGTCTCTGTACCATTTGATCCAGCGGATGTTGATTCCTTTGATCCGCTAGCGGCACCGACACTTTGGCGggttattgatgaaaaaaataattacattgattcgaataatttgaagTTAACTGACAAACGcgggaatttaatttcatatgcGCACAAAACCAGTTTGGAAATTCCGCTCAAGGTTTTGGATAAATTCCTGGTGGATTTGTATCGCACTCAGCATCCAGGGAGACTTGGAGATAAATCTACAGgcggagaaaataaaatttctaatgaaCAAGTCGATGAGGATGAAGATATTTTTGCAGATTCATAA